One Desulfocurvibacter africanus subsp. africanus DSM 2603 genomic region harbors:
- a CDS encoding MFS transporter, which translates to MDASPRQPDRLLSFEFVALSAISFLAFCNLSIFYGFNAYLERQGIDPAWRGALLALEPAAAFALRPIIGPLLNLGNGVRVMGLGLATVMAALAGYSFAEGLGALVLVRVLHGVGFVLLVSAVISVLVHYVPKERSGQGFGVFSIMTLLPYALMPPLVESLLPGAGDEAGVYLLAAPLFLPAFLLLVPLGRRARALAAVLPRRSMSRPSLGEIRADLRSPGVARLLLANLFVFTATTVVFFHMKDHLAGLGSANPGLFFSIFTAATILVRVACGPLLDRVNRAAMLAVVLPILGLCLYLFGAATEPAWVMALAGLYGVCLGFIMPQLNAAMFVISPPHLRGLNTNLMLFTMDGGYWLGPLLAGFLSAGGMGYAGIFGLIGTLPLVAGVVALSMARLTRKAQPAPA; encoded by the coding sequence GTGGACGCATCGCCCCGTCAGCCCGACAGGCTGCTCAGCTTCGAATTCGTGGCCCTGAGCGCGATTTCCTTTCTGGCCTTCTGCAACCTGTCCATCTTCTACGGCTTCAACGCCTACCTGGAGCGGCAGGGGATCGATCCGGCCTGGCGCGGTGCGCTGCTCGCCCTGGAACCGGCGGCGGCCTTTGCGCTACGTCCGATCATCGGGCCGTTGCTCAACCTGGGCAATGGAGTGCGGGTCATGGGCCTGGGGCTGGCCACGGTCATGGCCGCCCTGGCCGGGTATTCGTTCGCGGAGGGTTTGGGAGCGCTCGTTCTGGTGCGTGTCCTGCATGGCGTGGGCTTCGTGCTGCTCGTGTCGGCGGTGATCTCCGTGCTCGTGCACTACGTGCCCAAGGAACGCAGCGGCCAGGGCTTCGGAGTCTTCTCCATCATGACCCTGCTGCCCTATGCGCTCATGCCACCGCTCGTGGAAAGCCTCCTGCCCGGCGCCGGCGACGAGGCGGGCGTCTACCTGCTTGCCGCGCCCCTGTTCCTGCCGGCCTTCCTGCTGCTGGTTCCCCTGGGCCGCCGCGCGCGGGCTCTCGCCGCCGTGCTCCCGCGACGCTCCATGTCCAGGCCGAGCCTGGGCGAAATTCGGGCCGATCTGCGTTCGCCCGGCGTGGCCAGGCTGCTGCTGGCCAACCTGTTTGTCTTCACGGCCACCACGGTGGTCTTCTTCCATATGAAAGACCATCTGGCGGGCCTGGGTTCCGCTAATCCGGGTCTTTTCTTCAGCATATTCACGGCGGCGACCATCCTGGTCCGCGTGGCCTGCGGGCCGCTCCTGGACCGCGTGAACAGGGCGGCCATGCTCGCCGTCGTCCTGCCGATCCTGGGATTGTGCCTTTACCTGTTCGGCGCGGCGACCGAGCCCGCCTGGGTCATGGCCCTGGCCGGCCTTTACGGCGTCTGTCTCGGCTTCATCATGCCCCAGCTCAACGCGGCCATGTTCGTCATCTCGCCGCCGCATTTACGGGGCTTGAACACGAACCTGATGCTTTTCACCATGGACGGCGGCTACTGGCTCGGGCCGCTTCTGGCCGGGTTCTTGTCGGCGGGAGGGATGGGCTATGCCGGAATCTTCGGCCTGATCGGGACGCTTCCCTTGGTAGCCGGGGTCGTGGCTCTGAGCATGGCCCGCTTGACCAGAAAGGCTCAGCCTGCCCCGGCCTGA
- a CDS encoding FAD binding domain-containing protein: MSLVLLPASLGELWAMLGDEPGCAVFAGGTDLLVRKRAGFAHGEPLVCLDRIPELREIHESDGLLRIGAGITHTACSASPLVNKHAPVLALALCRIGSPQVRNMGTIGGNICTASPAGDSLPALHILNAEVVLRSRKSKRVLPIADFIRGPGKTDLRPGEILVEVRIPSAVDFQVQHFEKVGQRNAQAIAVVSLAALVRLNRRGIVEEARLALGSVGPTVVRPREAEEALAGRRLSLTALRQAAELVRSAVSPIDDIRATAAYRKEVAGNLLLRLAVL, encoded by the coding sequence ATGAGCCTGGTGCTCCTGCCGGCAAGCCTTGGCGAACTGTGGGCCATGCTGGGCGACGAACCGGGCTGCGCGGTCTTTGCCGGGGGCACGGATCTGCTCGTGCGCAAGCGCGCCGGGTTTGCCCACGGCGAGCCGCTGGTCTGCCTGGATCGCATCCCGGAACTGCGTGAAATTCACGAATCCGACGGTCTGCTGCGCATCGGCGCGGGGATCACGCATACCGCGTGCAGCGCCTCGCCGCTCGTGAACAAACACGCGCCGGTCCTGGCCCTGGCCCTATGCCGCATCGGCTCGCCTCAGGTGCGCAACATGGGCACCATCGGCGGCAACATCTGCACCGCTTCACCGGCCGGCGACAGCCTGCCTGCCTTGCATATTCTCAACGCCGAAGTCGTGCTCCGCTCGCGGAAATCCAAACGTGTGCTGCCCATCGCGGACTTCATCCGCGGGCCAGGCAAAACCGACCTGCGGCCCGGTGAAATCCTCGTCGAGGTCCGCATTCCGTCGGCTGTTGATTTCCAGGTCCAGCACTTCGAGAAGGTCGGCCAGCGCAATGCCCAGGCCATCGCCGTGGTCAGCCTGGCCGCGCTGGTCCGCCTGAACCGGCGCGGGATAGTGGAAGAGGCCCGTTTGGCCCTGGGAAGCGTCGGCCCCACCGTGGTGCGGCCCCGCGAGGCCGAAGAGGCCCTTGCGGGACGACGGCTTTCGCTCACCGCCCTGCGTCAGGCCGCCGAGCTGGTCCGTTCGGCCGTCTCGCCCATCGACGACATCCGCGCCACGGCCGCATACCGCAAGGAAGTCGCCGGCAACCTGCTCCTGCGTCTGGCCGTTTTGTAG
- a CDS encoding (2Fe-2S)-binding protein: MTIRFVLNGKPVEVEAPAERRAVDLLREDLGLIGTKEGCGGGECGACSILVDGVTRLSCLMLAAQLQGRDITTVEGLGTAEAPHPIQTALAECGAVQCGFCTPGMAVTAAGFLAGNPSPDRQAIREGLSGNLCRCTGYQKIIDAVESAALAMQAKPAMQEDE, encoded by the coding sequence ATGACCATCCGCTTCGTGCTCAACGGGAAACCCGTGGAGGTCGAGGCCCCCGCCGAGCGCAGAGCCGTCGATCTGCTGCGCGAGGACCTGGGGCTGATCGGCACCAAGGAAGGCTGCGGAGGCGGCGAGTGCGGAGCCTGCTCCATCCTCGTGGACGGCGTGACGCGGCTGTCTTGCCTCATGCTCGCGGCCCAGCTCCAAGGTCGGGACATCACCACCGTGGAAGGTCTGGGCACGGCTGAAGCGCCCCATCCGATCCAGACGGCCCTGGCCGAGTGCGGCGCGGTCCAGTGCGGTTTCTGCACGCCGGGCATGGCCGTAACGGCCGCTGGGTTTCTGGCCGGGAATCCGTCGCCGGATCGCCAGGCAATCCGCGAGGGCCTCTCCGGCAACCTGTGCCGCTGCACCGGCTACCAAAAGATCATCGATGCCGTCGAATCAGCGGCGCTGGCCATGCAAGCCAAGCCGGCCATGCAGGAGGACGAATAA
- a CDS encoding xanthine dehydrogenase family protein molybdopterin-binding subunit, with translation MSRPNPLEIGRPAKRIDGLSKAVGAERYSADHYPEGVLWAGVKRAGIPHGRILAVHTDEAERAEGVVRVLTRKDVTGTNRQGIVHKDQPVLAGSKVRHCGDPVALVLAESREALARALGLVRAEIEPLPGVFDPEEALRPDAPRVHEEHAKGNVLVRANIETGQGKTALRECPVVVRGEYEVPAQRHAFLETENGVAWLDNDGVLHMNVSTQAPFRDRFEVAHALGLNPMRIRVMAPYLGGGFGGKDGSTVQCLLGLAALHAGGRPVKMCWDREESFLAGYTRHAVRMRFSLGADHDGTLRALHCRLLYDTGAYAHLGGEVLALGMEHAGGPYRIPSVLIEGLAIYTNNPVAGAMRGFGVAQATFGIERIMDALALKLSIDPLELRRKNVLRRGDRNACGVTLTASTGIESCIDELLRHPRWRERQEWKRAAPRFKLRGVGVATVHNAIGYGRGLPDTAIAKVELTPEGLFRIYSGVADMGQGNATAYAQIAGEILCQDASGVEVLQPDTALSHPSGSATAGRTTYTFGKALIKACEDLRLKLLARAALVLFVEQPEGFALLPGLIRHLPTGRDLPLERLAALLPEVDRFSIREAFMPVAQDSLSSGKEFMLGYPHLLFSHAAHAAFVEVDQLTGKVEVADYIAVTEAGRVLNPQTFEQQVQGAMAQGLGYALCEDMRIKEGRVLANNLATYIIPTALDVPDMHCASAEIDEPSGPFGMKGVGEIGFNGPLPAVAGAVQDACGADVRRAPLTAENVLAAMRARRTGRIGRTGRARRKS, from the coding sequence GTGTCGCGCCCAAATCCGCTTGAAATCGGCCGCCCAGCCAAGCGCATCGACGGATTGTCCAAGGCCGTGGGAGCCGAGCGCTACAGCGCGGACCACTATCCCGAGGGGGTGCTGTGGGCAGGCGTGAAGCGCGCGGGCATCCCCCATGGCCGCATCCTCGCCGTGCACACGGATGAAGCCGAGCGCGCGGAAGGCGTCGTTCGCGTGCTCACGCGCAAGGACGTGACCGGCACCAACCGGCAGGGCATCGTGCACAAGGACCAGCCCGTGCTGGCCGGGTCCAAGGTACGCCACTGCGGCGACCCCGTGGCCCTGGTGCTGGCCGAGAGCCGGGAAGCCCTGGCCCGCGCCCTGGGCCTTGTGCGTGCGGAGATCGAGCCGCTGCCGGGCGTATTCGACCCCGAGGAAGCCCTGCGGCCCGATGCTCCCCGCGTGCACGAAGAGCATGCCAAAGGCAATGTGCTCGTGCGCGCCAACATCGAGACAGGCCAGGGCAAAACAGCCTTGCGCGAGTGTCCGGTGGTCGTGCGCGGAGAGTACGAAGTCCCGGCCCAGCGCCACGCCTTCCTGGAGACGGAGAACGGCGTTGCCTGGCTGGACAACGACGGCGTGCTGCACATGAACGTTTCCACCCAGGCGCCCTTCCGCGACCGTTTCGAGGTCGCGCACGCCCTTGGGCTCAATCCGATGCGCATCCGCGTCATGGCGCCCTATCTGGGCGGCGGATTCGGCGGCAAGGACGGCTCCACGGTGCAGTGCCTGTTGGGCCTGGCCGCGCTGCATGCCGGCGGGCGGCCCGTCAAGATGTGCTGGGACCGCGAGGAGAGCTTCCTGGCAGGCTACACGCGGCATGCCGTGCGCATGCGCTTCAGCCTGGGCGCGGACCATGACGGGACGCTACGCGCCCTGCACTGCCGCCTGCTCTACGATACCGGGGCCTACGCCCACCTGGGCGGCGAAGTCCTGGCGCTCGGCATGGAGCACGCCGGCGGCCCATACCGCATTCCCAGCGTGCTTATCGAAGGCCTTGCCATCTATACGAACAACCCGGTGGCCGGGGCCATGCGCGGCTTCGGCGTGGCTCAGGCCACCTTCGGCATCGAGCGAATCATGGACGCCCTGGCCCTGAAGTTGTCCATAGACCCGCTGGAGCTGCGCCGCAAGAACGTCCTGCGCCGGGGCGACCGCAACGCCTGCGGCGTGACGCTCACGGCCTCCACCGGCATCGAGAGCTGCATCGACGAGCTTTTGCGCCATCCGCGCTGGCGGGAGCGCCAGGAGTGGAAACGCGCCGCGCCGCGCTTCAAGCTGCGCGGCGTTGGGGTGGCGACCGTGCACAACGCCATCGGCTACGGCCGGGGCCTGCCCGATACGGCCATAGCCAAGGTGGAGCTCACACCGGAAGGTCTGTTTCGCATCTACAGCGGCGTGGCCGACATGGGCCAGGGAAACGCCACAGCCTACGCCCAGATCGCGGGTGAAATCCTCTGCCAGGACGCCTCGGGCGTCGAGGTGCTACAGCCCGATACGGCCCTGTCCCACCCGTCCGGCTCGGCCACAGCAGGCCGGACCACGTATACTTTCGGCAAGGCCCTGATTAAGGCCTGCGAGGACCTGCGACTCAAGCTGCTGGCCCGCGCCGCCCTGGTGCTCTTCGTGGAGCAGCCCGAGGGCTTCGCCCTGCTGCCAGGCTTGATAAGGCACCTGCCCACGGGCCGGGACCTGCCCCTGGAGCGGCTCGCTGCGTTGCTGCCCGAGGTCGACCGCTTTTCCATCCGCGAGGCCTTCATGCCCGTGGCCCAGGACAGCCTCAGCTCCGGAAAGGAATTCATGCTGGGCTACCCCCATCTGCTCTTCTCACACGCGGCCCACGCGGCTTTCGTGGAGGTTGACCAGCTCACGGGCAAGGTGGAGGTCGCGGACTACATCGCCGTGACCGAGGCCGGCCGCGTGCTCAATCCGCAAACCTTCGAGCAGCAGGTCCAGGGCGCCATGGCGCAGGGCCTGGGCTACGCCCTGTGCGAGGACATGCGGATCAAGGAAGGCCGCGTGCTGGCCAATAACCTGGCCACCTACATCATTCCCACCGCCCTGGACGTGCCGGACATGCACTGCGCATCGGCCGAAATCGATGAGCCCAGCGGTCCCTTCGGCATGAAGGGAGTGGGCGAGATCGGCTTCAACGGGCCGCTGCCCGCCGTGGCCGGAGCAGTGCAGGACGCCTGCGGCGCGGATGTCCGCCGGGCGCCTCTGACGGCCGAGAACGTGCTGGCGGCCATGCGCGCCCGACGCACAGGGCGCATAGGGCGCACAGGGCGCGCACGGAGAAAATCATGA
- the hisC gene encoding histidinol-phosphate transaminase — translation MNSLSLHSLVPEHVRRFEPYTPSRPDPVLMRMYGVEHLHRLNNNENALGPPNAARLAIEAFHSERAAIYPSGDCFLLREALAERFGKLPEQFLVGNGSCEVITSVIKAFCGPGDNIVTADKTFAVYEWVAEFSGFEARLTPLRDYAFDPEAMLAAMDARTKIAFVCNPNNPTGTYWSEAALCAFMDAVDNRCIVVVDEAYLEYVDKPDFPDGMRLMEHYPNLVVFRTFSKMYGLAALRIGYLCASQELVDMVRRTHIVYSVNTQAQAAAAAAIADDAGHIAATRRMVAEGRTILEGCFTRLGLEFVSGEGNYIMARAPLSDTLLYRKLMKRGVMVRTMTGFRFPNWIRVSLVQRPVMEEFCQVLEDVLGA, via the coding sequence ATGAATTCCCTGTCGCTCCATAGTCTCGTGCCCGAGCACGTGCGGCGTTTCGAGCCGTACACGCCGAGCCGCCCGGACCCGGTGCTCATGCGCATGTACGGCGTCGAGCATCTGCATCGGCTCAACAACAACGAGAACGCCCTGGGGCCTCCGAACGCCGCGCGCTTGGCTATCGAAGCCTTCCACTCCGAGCGGGCAGCCATCTATCCCAGCGGCGACTGCTTTCTGCTGCGCGAGGCCTTGGCCGAACGGTTCGGCAAGCTGCCGGAGCAGTTCCTCGTGGGCAACGGCTCCTGCGAGGTCATCACCAGCGTCATCAAGGCCTTCTGCGGCCCCGGCGACAACATCGTCACCGCGGACAAGACCTTTGCCGTGTACGAGTGGGTGGCGGAGTTCTCAGGTTTCGAAGCCAGGCTCACGCCGTTGCGCGACTATGCCTTCGATCCCGAGGCCATGCTCGCGGCCATGGATGCGCGCACCAAGATCGCCTTTGTCTGCAACCCCAACAATCCCACCGGCACCTACTGGAGCGAGGCCGCACTGTGCGCCTTCATGGATGCCGTGGACAATCGATGCATAGTGGTCGTGGACGAGGCCTACCTGGAGTACGTGGACAAGCCCGACTTCCCCGACGGCATGCGCCTCATGGAGCATTACCCGAACCTCGTCGTTTTTCGGACCTTCTCCAAGATGTACGGCCTGGCGGCCCTGCGCATCGGCTACCTGTGCGCGAGCCAGGAACTGGTGGACATGGTGCGCCGCACGCACATCGTCTACTCGGTGAATACGCAGGCGCAGGCGGCGGCTGCGGCGGCTATCGCCGACGACGCGGGACACATTGCGGCCACCCGGCGCATGGTCGCCGAAGGCAGGACCATCCTTGAAGGGTGTTTTACCCGGCTGGGGCTCGAATTCGTAAGCGGCGAGGGAAACTACATCATGGCCCGCGCGCCCCTGTCGGATACGCTCCTCTACCGCAAGCTTATGAAGCGTGGGGTCATGGTCAGGACCATGACCGGCTTTCGCTTTCCAAACTGGATCAGGGTCAGCCTGGTGCAACGGCCGGTCATGGAAGAGTTCTGTCAGGTGCTGGAGGATGTGCTCGGAGCCTGA
- a CDS encoding ATP-binding protein — MAWLELPAGHESFPPLRDHILTRGAGLSLSVEMLARIELVLEEMLVNVIEYAYPQPTRTGPGPVRVGCGLDDQGRFLLVIEDHGPAFNPLERPSPDVLASMDERQVGGLGIFLAQEMADALSYQRADDRNSLMAAFSPRLPVS, encoded by the coding sequence ATGGCTTGGCTGGAACTTCCCGCCGGGCACGAATCGTTTCCGCCCCTGCGGGACCATATCCTGACCAGGGGCGCGGGACTTTCCTTGTCTGTGGAAATGCTCGCCAGGATAGAGCTCGTGCTGGAGGAGATGCTCGTCAACGTCATCGAATACGCCTACCCGCAGCCCACCCGCACCGGGCCGGGTCCGGTGCGGGTGGGCTGCGGCCTCGATGACCAGGGACGGTTCCTGCTGGTCATCGAGGATCACGGCCCGGCGTTCAATCCGCTGGAGAGGCCGTCCCCCGATGTGCTTGCGAGCATGGACGAGCGACAGGTGGGAGGGCTGGGCATATTCCTGGCACAGGAGATGGCCGATGCCTTGAGCTATCAAAGGGCGGACGACAGGAACAGCCTTATGGCGGCTTTCTCGCCCCGACTGCCTGTTTCGTGA
- a CDS encoding STAS domain-containing protein yields MEFIGTPVGDSLVLAVKGRMDVTSSPKFEKECQTWLDKGQKRMVADLSGLEYISSAGLRSILVVGKRLKASGGGLSLCGLKGMVQEVVTVSGFATIFPIHDTVDKALGKS; encoded by the coding sequence ATGGAGTTTATCGGCACACCTGTGGGCGACAGCCTCGTACTCGCGGTCAAGGGCAGAATGGATGTCACCAGCTCCCCCAAGTTCGAGAAGGAGTGTCAAACGTGGCTGGATAAGGGGCAAAAGCGCATGGTGGCCGACCTGTCCGGGCTCGAGTACATCAGCAGCGCCGGACTGCGCAGCATCCTCGTGGTGGGCAAGCGCCTCAAGGCCAGTGGCGGCGGCTTGAGCCTGTGCGGTCTCAAGGGCATGGTTCAGGAGGTCGTCACGGTCTCTGGCTTCGCCACGATCTTCCCCATCCATGACACGGTGGACAAGGCCCTTGGCAAATCCTGA
- a CDS encoding SpoIIE family protein phosphatase, with product MRAKPRGLALRLALSILASACAIFLAVFAYTYRESERTVLRNVEEGARNLTLATVYRMETVMAGAEKLPAYVARRLETTELSQADLQAQIVDALETNQQVFGSTIAFEPYAANPEQRYYAPYCCRGQDGQPLAFNYLGSETYNYFHMDWYLLPKVMGRPSWSEPYFDENGGKVVMTTYSHPFYKVADGARAFAGVVTADLSLQWLRELVSSISFNRSGHAFLVSQAGVFITHPNEQLVMRESIFSVAEATGDKDLRAVGRSMIAGGSGFTRISNPVLGPASGPGLPKDAWLYYAPLQSTGWSLGVLVPEAELFADLQSLSRKALIMGGAGLALMLFVLAAISKAIVRPLEALAHSAATIAQGNLDTALPPVRRKDEIGELRNSFESMRQALKEHIATLVETTAAKERLDSELKIARTIQMSFLPKHFPPFPERDEFSIFAFLEPAKEVGGDLYDFFLRDENHLFFVIGDVSDKGVPAALFMAVTKTLIKGVAEGGTEPSDILDKVNLELCRDNESMMFVTVICGSLNLTSGELRLANAGHCSPLLLRQGAVENLPLPPGLVLGVMEDARYTTQRMELQPGDMLVLYTDGVTEAMDGDNTLYSDERLERSLLTYGPNGSEQLVRAVLADVRAHTAGEPQSDDITLLALEYRGKRT from the coding sequence ATGCGCGCTAAGCCCCGCGGGCTGGCGCTCAGGCTGGCTCTGTCCATTCTGGCAAGCGCGTGCGCCATCTTCCTGGCGGTCTTCGCCTACACGTACCGCGAATCCGAAAGGACCGTGCTCAGGAACGTGGAAGAAGGCGCGCGCAACCTGACCCTGGCCACGGTGTACCGCATGGAGACCGTGATGGCCGGAGCCGAAAAGCTGCCGGCCTATGTCGCCAGGCGGCTGGAAACGACCGAGCTGTCCCAGGCCGACCTACAGGCGCAGATCGTGGACGCGCTTGAGACCAACCAGCAAGTCTTCGGCTCGACCATCGCCTTCGAGCCGTATGCCGCCAACCCGGAGCAACGCTATTACGCGCCCTACTGCTGTCGAGGTCAAGACGGACAGCCTCTCGCCTTCAACTATCTCGGAAGCGAGACCTACAACTACTTCCACATGGACTGGTACCTGCTCCCCAAGGTCATGGGGCGGCCGAGTTGGAGCGAGCCCTACTTTGACGAGAACGGCGGCAAGGTCGTCATGACCACCTATTCGCATCCCTTCTACAAAGTGGCGGATGGCGCACGCGCCTTCGCCGGGGTGGTCACGGCCGACCTTTCACTGCAGTGGCTGCGGGAACTTGTCTCATCCATCAGCTTCAACCGCAGCGGGCATGCGTTCCTCGTCTCGCAGGCGGGCGTGTTCATCACCCACCCGAACGAGCAGCTGGTCATGCGCGAAAGCATATTCAGCGTGGCCGAGGCCACGGGCGACAAGGACCTGCGCGCCGTGGGCAGGAGCATGATCGCCGGCGGAAGCGGCTTCACGCGTATCTCCAACCCCGTGCTTGGCCCCGCATCCGGCCCCGGGCTCCCCAAGGACGCTTGGCTTTACTACGCGCCGCTGCAATCCACGGGCTGGAGCCTGGGCGTGCTCGTGCCCGAGGCTGAACTCTTCGCCGATCTACAAAGCTTGAGCCGCAAGGCCCTGATCATGGGCGGGGCAGGCCTCGCGCTCATGCTCTTCGTGCTCGCGGCCATCTCCAAGGCCATAGTCCGACCACTGGAAGCCTTGGCCCATAGCGCGGCCACTATTGCCCAGGGCAACCTGGACACAGCCCTGCCACCCGTACGGCGCAAGGACGAGATCGGCGAACTGCGCAACTCCTTCGAGTCCATGCGCCAGGCGCTCAAGGAGCACATCGCCACTCTCGTGGAAACCACGGCGGCCAAGGAACGCCTGGACAGCGAGTTGAAGATCGCCCGCACCATCCAGATGAGCTTCCTGCCCAAGCACTTCCCTCCTTTCCCGGAGCGGGACGAATTCTCCATATTCGCCTTCCTGGAGCCGGCCAAGGAAGTCGGCGGCGACCTTTACGACTTCTTCCTGCGAGACGAGAATCATCTGTTCTTCGTCATCGGCGATGTTTCGGACAAGGGCGTGCCCGCGGCCCTGTTCATGGCCGTGACCAAGACGCTCATCAAGGGCGTGGCCGAGGGCGGCACCGAACCGTCGGACATCCTGGACAAGGTCAATCTGGAACTTTGTCGGGACAACGAGAGCATGATGTTCGTGACGGTCATCTGCGGAAGCCTCAACCTAACCAGCGGCGAGCTGCGACTGGCCAATGCAGGGCACTGTTCACCGCTTCTGCTCCGCCAGGGAGCCGTGGAAAACCTGCCCTTGCCGCCTGGGCTGGTCCTCGGTGTCATGGAAGACGCACGCTACACGACGCAACGCATGGAACTCCAGCCCGGCGACATGCTCGTGCTCTATACCGACGGAGTTACCGAGGCCATGGACGGGGACAATACTCTCTATTCCGACGAGCGCCTGGAAAGATCCTTGCTGACCTATGGTCCCAACGGATCGGAGCAGCTGGTCCGCGCCGTGCTGGCGGATGTGCGGGCCCATACGGCCGGCGAGCCGCAATCCGACGACATCACCCTGCTGGCCCTGGAGTACCGGGGCAAGCGCACCTGA
- a CDS encoding ABC transporter substrate-binding protein, translating to MLAGPAPCQELRKATFLPQWSPQAQFAGYYVAHAKGFYARRGIDLEILRGGPDRPAAQALAQEEVEFVTLFLSTGIDLRSNGLEILNIGQIVQRSALALVAKRSSGIRAVKDLDGKAVSIWPDFALQPRAFFRKYNLHVRVAPQGGSISLFLRGGVDAASVMLYNEYHTILNSGLDPAELRVFDFSHYGINFPEDGIYCLEQTLKESPELCRDFVLASIEGWAYALEHTEEALDIVMKHVRAANLPTNRVHQKWMLEHMRDIIMPPGKNIPMGTLLPDEYRFVAKQLMENGIISSMPEYGDFHADLAHAR from the coding sequence ATGCTCGCCGGTCCGGCGCCATGCCAGGAGTTGCGGAAGGCCACGTTCCTCCCTCAATGGTCTCCCCAGGCGCAGTTCGCTGGGTATTACGTTGCGCACGCCAAGGGCTTCTACGCACGCCGCGGCATCGACCTGGAAATCCTGCGCGGAGGCCCGGACCGCCCAGCCGCTCAAGCCTTGGCCCAAGAGGAAGTCGAATTCGTCACCCTGTTCCTCTCCACGGGCATCGATCTGCGCTCCAACGGGCTTGAGATTCTGAACATCGGCCAGATCGTACAGCGCTCGGCCTTGGCCCTCGTAGCCAAGCGTTCGAGCGGCATCCGAGCCGTGAAGGACCTTGACGGCAAGGCCGTGTCCATCTGGCCGGATTTCGCGCTCCAGCCCAGGGCCTTCTTCCGCAAGTACAACCTGCATGTGCGGGTGGCCCCCCAGGGCGGTTCGATCAGTCTGTTCCTGCGCGGCGGAGTCGATGCCGCCTCGGTCATGCTCTACAACGAGTACCACACCATACTGAATTCAGGCCTCGACCCAGCGGAGTTGAGGGTCTTCGATTTCAGCCATTACGGCATCAACTTCCCCGAGGACGGCATCTACTGCCTGGAGCAGACCCTCAAGGAATCTCCCGAACTCTGCCGGGACTTTGTGCTGGCCTCAATCGAAGGCTGGGCATATGCCCTGGAGCACACCGAAGAAGCCCTGGATATCGTCATGAAGCACGTGCGCGCGGCCAACCTGCCCACCAACAGGGTGCATCAGAAGTGGATGCTCGAACACATGCGCGACATTATCATGCCGCCGGGCAAGAATATTCCCATGGGCACACTCCTGCCCGACGAGTACAGATTCGTTGCCAAGCAACTCATGGAAAACGGCATCATCAGCAGCATGCCGGAGTATGGGGACTTCCATGCCGACCTTGCCCATGCGCGCTAA
- a CDS encoding cyclase family protein, with protein sequence MRIIDISMEIHADMVVYPGDPAPRFEQLSTLAEGEMNVSLLTMGSHTGTHVDAQLHISDQGRSVADLPLDSLYGPCEVLDLSGVGRVIHAKHLQGQDIDYGSIVLLKTRNSLEQYESFREDYTYLSEDAAQYLVDKGLRTLGIDYLSIEAQEGSGRVHELLVQRMTVFESLYLKDVQPGRYIFCGLPLKLRTDGAPVRAILIEA encoded by the coding sequence ATGCGCATCATCGACATCTCCATGGAAATTCACGCGGACATGGTTGTCTATCCAGGCGATCCCGCGCCTCGCTTCGAGCAGTTATCCACTCTGGCCGAGGGCGAAATGAATGTGTCCCTGCTGACCATGGGCAGTCACACGGGCACCCATGTGGATGCGCAACTGCACATCTCCGACCAAGGGCGCAGCGTGGCCGACCTGCCCTTGGACAGCCTCTATGGACCTTGCGAGGTGCTCGACCTGAGCGGCGTGGGCCGGGTGATCCATGCCAAGCACTTGCAGGGCCAGGACATCGACTACGGCTCCATCGTGTTGCTCAAGACGCGCAACTCACTGGAACAATACGAATCCTTCCGCGAGGATTACACCTATCTCTCCGAGGACGCGGCGCAGTATCTAGTGGACAAGGGCCTGCGCACCCTGGGCATCGACTACCTGAGCATTGAGGCCCAGGAAGGCTCGGGCCGCGTGCACGAACTGCTCGTGCAGCGCATGACCGTGTTCGAGAGCCTGTACCTCAAGGATGTCCAGCCTGGGCGCTACATCTTCTGCGGGCTGCCGCTCAAGCTGCGCACCGATGGGGCGCCGGTCAGGGCCATCCTTATCGAAGCATAG